A window of Candidatus Palauibacter scopulicola contains these coding sequences:
- a CDS encoding ion transporter — translation STLHQLSPAWKAALAVCEIAIVVLFTIEYVVRIVAAENKWAYVRSFYGIVDLVAFLPFYLSLLSVGIDLRAVRGLRLLRVFRLFKIAQYSTAMTRLLTAVRYARNEAMVFLFATLVLLYIAALGIHHFEHEAQPEKFESVFHSLWWAVVTLTTVGYGDAYPVTVGGRIFTFIILICGMGIVAVPAGLVATGMSRAMDDERRARRSEPES, via the coding sequence TGTCCACCCTCCACCAGTTGTCCCCCGCATGGAAGGCGGCGCTCGCCGTCTGTGAAATCGCCATCGTCGTTCTCTTTACGATCGAGTACGTCGTGCGGATCGTCGCGGCCGAGAACAAATGGGCCTATGTCCGCAGCTTCTACGGCATCGTCGACCTCGTCGCTTTTCTTCCGTTCTACCTCTCGCTCCTGTCTGTCGGAATCGACCTGCGGGCGGTTCGCGGACTGCGGTTGCTCCGCGTATTCCGGCTCTTCAAGATCGCGCAGTACAGCACGGCCATGACGCGGTTGCTGACCGCCGTGAGGTACGCCCGCAACGAGGCGATGGTGTTTCTCTTCGCCACGCTGGTTCTGCTGTATATCGCGGCTCTCGGCATCCATCACTTCGAACACGAGGCCCAGCCCGAAAAGTTCGAATCGGTGTTCCACAGCCTGTGGTGGGCGGTCGTGACACTGACGACGGTGGGATACGGGGACGCCTACCCGGTCACCGTGGGCGGCAGGATCTTCACGTTCATCATTCTGATCTGCGGGATGGGGATCGTGGCCGTGCCGGCCGGGCTGGTCGCGACCGGCATGTCGCGAGCGATGGACGATGAACGGCGCGCCCGGCGGTCCGAGCCCGAGAGTTGA